The Theileria orientalis strain Shintoku DNA, chromosome 3, complete genome genome window below encodes:
- a CDS encoding uncharacterized protein (protein of unknown function DUF529 repeat containing protein), which produces MFNTKCLFLFLFIYRKNLVESADTSAGASPSHGPAPASTNSGSYQGSGTRKDAKAGSSSTADPKTASTGTPGSSEDPKKDGKTSSVASPEDTGTGQSAKTGTQQSSTPATRTGTQQSSTPATRTGQSASSPPAGGASLTSGGSQAARNGQTGSAQAARTGSQQPSSPPAGGGTAARTGTQGGAGSPPNPTSCTDNSAKLTTPAANLSGSSPTKEGSDTDSSSGGGKETSCGGSGGAGSPASTTGASPTSGTDDKAKASVTTKKTGVEVCIKNNNKATDQFDYKKDNNVVTYSTKEDYGFKLVKQKNIEIWKAKDEKGYARKVVLKGKGKGEKTVTVYMPLGTTDQFRKEGKGKPWNVAGQPGNQPATKKSSSIGSSDTWDKIKGWLSGLNCSGCSCGSSTSTAPDNHSPDISPRGGTNKSNLIGSSTSDGSSRTGGSTHTDGASQRSGGSAKAGGTTSQSNGSSGTHTSSEKAKESGTGTGTRTGGSAQGGGTRTSPDGTSQQGGTASSQPNQHKGAQQTGTSQSTLTELQQNEYPKNIKLFKVDPNDNTKTIELTSNEYKVKKMDNEHLYEFNEGVNCTLIKRDDKDVWTYDSSKSNSKYPDGFSFERFIFIYFNGCTDVYDKIDNEWVLCVSLRLYINKPDVVDSGQLDLAEINKLNSEFTPLGQIDPPPVPSFPKIEPKIALS; this is translated from the exons CTGCTTCAACAAATAGTGGATCTTATCAAGGTTCGGGAACTCGTAAAGATGCCAAGGCTGGTTCTTCATCAACTGCAGATCCTAAAACGGCTTCAACTGGTACACCCGGATCGAGTGAAGATCCAAAGAAAGACGGAAAGACATCTAGCGTTGCGTCTCCAGAAGATACCGGTACCGGTCAATCTGCAAAAACTGGTACTCAACAATCATCTACTCCGGCTACTAGAACTGGTACTCAGCAATCGTCTACTCCAGCTACTAGAACCGGTCAATCGGCGAGTAGTCCACCAGCGGGTGGAGCTAGTCTAACGTCTGGAGGTTCACAAGCTGCTAGAAATGGTCAGACTGGTAGCGCTCAAGCTGCTAGAACTGGTTCTCAACAACCTTCAAGTCCACCAGCAGGAGGAGGTACAGCTGCTAGAACTGGTACTCAAGGCGGAGCTGGATCACCACCTAATCCTACCAGTTGTACCGATAACAGTGCTAAACTAACTACTCCAGCAGCAAATCTTAGTGGATCATCACCAACTAAGGAAGGCAGCGACACCGATTCAAGTTCCGGAGGGGGTAAGGAAACAAGCTGTGGTGGCAGTGGTGGAGCTGGATCACCAGCTTCCACTACAGGAGCTAGTCCTACCAGTGGTACCGATGATAAGGCTAAGGCTAGTGTAACCACTAAGAAGACAGGTGTTGAAGTTTgcattaaaaacaataacaaGGCTACCGATCAGTTTGATtataaaaaagataataacGTAGTGACTTATTCTACTAAAGAAGACTATGGTTTCAAACTGGTTAAACAGAAAAACATTGAAATATGGAAAGCTAAAGATGAAAAAGGCTATGCTAGAAAAGTAGTTTTGAAAGGGAAGGGCAAAGGGGAGAAAACAGTTACAGTTTATATGCCTCTTGGTACCACTGACCAATTCCGGAAAGAAGGTAAGGGTAAGCCTTGGAACGTAGCGGGCCAGCCTGGTAACCAACCAGCAACTAAAAAATCTTCTTCTATTGGATCATCAGATACCTgggataaaataaaaggatgGTTATCAGGCTTGAATTGCAGTGGATGCTCTTGTGGGTCATCAACATCTACAGCTCCAGACAATCACAGTCCTGATATAAGTCCTAGAGGAGGTACTAATAAATCCAATCTTATCGGATCATCAACATCAGATGGAAGTAGTAGAACTGGCGGGAGCACACATACAGATGGAGCTAGTCAACGTAGCGGTGGATCTGCTAAAGCCGGTGGTACAACTTCACAATCTAATGGAAGTAGTGGCACACATACAAGTTCTGAAAAGGCTAAAGAAAGTGGGACTGGAACCGGTACCAGAACAGGTGGATCTGCTCAAGGTGGAGGTACACGTACAAGTCCTGATGGAACTTCTCAACAAGGCGGTACAGCATCATCACAACCTAATCAACATAAAGGTGCTCAACAAACAGGAACATCTCAAAGTACTCTTACTGAATTACAACAGAACGAATATCCTAAGAATATCAAACTGTTCAAAGTTGATCCTAACGATAACACAAAGACTATAGAACTTACTTCCAATGAGTATAAAGTCAAAAAGATGGACAATGAACATTTATACGAGTTCAACGAAGGTGTCAATTGCACTTTAATTAAACGTGACGACAAAGATGTTTGGACTTACGATAGTTCCAAATCAAATTCCAAGTACCCTGACGGCTTTTCATTCGAgagatttatatttatttattttaatggCTGTACTGATgtttatgataaaattgacAACGAGTGGGTACTGTGCGTGTCATTAAGattatacataaacaaGCCAGATGTGGTGGACAGTGGTCAACTTGACTTAGC cgaaataaacaaacttAATTCTGAATTTACGCCATTAGGGCAAATTGACCCCCCACCTGTGCCGAGCTTCCCGAAAATCGAGCCTAAAATCGCGCTGagttaa